In the Marinomonas algicola genome, one interval contains:
- a CDS encoding carbohydrate ABC transporter permease, with amino-acid sequence MKRSITRLLMAPSVILLLVWMIVPLSMTIYFSTIRYNLLYPGQNNFVGLMNFEFFMTDPGFLPAIFNTLTLLLSVLIITVVLGVALSALIDKPFFGRSIVRVLLISPFFIMPTVNALIWKNMMMNPVYGVFAWISQSLGFEPIDWLSDFPLGSVIMMASWQWLPFAILVFVTALQSQDTEQKEAAAMDGATGWDIFRYLTIPHLARPIAVVVMIETIFLLAIFAEIFVSTGGGPGYDSTNLAYLIYNQALLQYDVGVASAGGLFAVILANIVAFFLIRAVGKNLTV; translated from the coding sequence ATGAAGCGTTCTATTACTCGCTTATTAATGGCGCCATCAGTCATTTTACTGTTGGTTTGGATGATAGTTCCGTTATCCATGACCATTTATTTTTCAACCATTCGTTATAACTTACTTTATCCAGGACAAAATAATTTTGTTGGCTTGATGAACTTTGAGTTTTTTATGACGGATCCGGGCTTTTTGCCTGCCATATTTAATACCTTAACTCTTTTATTATCCGTGCTTATCATCACAGTGGTTCTCGGTGTGGCGTTGTCAGCGCTAATCGATAAACCGTTCTTTGGCCGAAGTATTGTTCGTGTTTTGTTAATTTCACCTTTTTTTATCATGCCAACAGTAAATGCGCTGATTTGGAAGAATATGATGATGAATCCTGTGTATGGCGTTTTTGCATGGATCTCTCAATCACTCGGATTTGAGCCGATAGATTGGCTCTCCGACTTTCCCTTGGGGTCCGTCATTATGATGGCCAGTTGGCAGTGGTTACCCTTTGCTATATTGGTTTTTGTTACGGCCTTACAATCGCAAGATACTGAACAAAAAGAAGCCGCAGCAATGGATGGAGCGACTGGCTGGGATATCTTCCGATACCTAACGATTCCTCATCTAGCTCGACCTATTGCAGTTGTCGTGATGATTGAAACCATCTTTTTATTGGCTATATTTGCGGAGATATTTGTCTCTACAGGTGGTGGTCCTGGTTATGATAGTACCAACCTAGCGTATTTAATCTATAACCAAGCTCTACTTCAGTATGATGTTGGTGTGGCATCGGCTGGTGGACTTTTCGCCGTGATTCTCGCAAACATTGTGGCTTTCTTTTTAATCCGTGCCGTTGGCAAGAATTTAACGGTATAA
- a CDS encoding ABC transporter substrate-binding protein, whose amino-acid sequence MNIFAKSTVTCAVSFATAIMATHAAAATEITVATVNNGHMIEMQKLTPEFEKAHPDIKVKWVTLEEGVLRQNVTQDIANKSGLYDVMTIGMYEAPIWAERDWLQAIDVSGDYDVEDILPSIRGGLSYKDTLYAAPFYGESSMVMYRKDLVKNAGMEINDRDSWDHIRDVAAAVHDPSNGVYGMCLRGKAGWGDNMAFMSTMANSFGARWFDEDWKPQLESAEWKSAVNFYVDLLNKYGPPGASSNSFNENLALFNEGKCGMWIDATIAASFVTDPKQSKVADQVGFAQSPYKVTEKGANWLWAWSLAIPAATKNADAAQTFIRWATSKEYIELVGNKNGWAAVPTGTRTSTYENPKFQEAAVFADAELKAINSANPADSTLKPSPYVGVQFAAIPEFQAIGTTTGQMVSGALAGSMTVDQALKSANTSADRQMRQAGYY is encoded by the coding sequence ATGAATATCTTTGCTAAAAGTACAGTTACCTGTGCTGTTTCCTTCGCTACGGCAATCATGGCAACTCATGCTGCGGCAGCCACAGAGATCACCGTCGCCACAGTAAATAATGGCCACATGATTGAAATGCAAAAACTCACTCCAGAATTTGAAAAGGCACACCCGGATATCAAAGTAAAATGGGTTACTTTGGAAGAAGGTGTACTTCGCCAAAATGTCACACAAGATATTGCCAATAAAAGTGGCCTATATGATGTTATGACTATTGGTATGTATGAGGCACCAATTTGGGCAGAGCGTGATTGGTTACAAGCAATTGACGTGAGTGGTGATTACGATGTAGAAGACATTCTTCCCTCTATTCGCGGCGGCCTGTCTTACAAAGATACTTTGTATGCAGCACCTTTCTATGGTGAAAGTTCGATGGTTATGTACCGCAAAGATCTCGTTAAGAATGCGGGTATGGAAATTAACGATCGTGATAGCTGGGATCACATACGTGATGTAGCGGCGGCAGTACACGATCCTAGCAATGGTGTTTACGGCATGTGTCTTCGTGGTAAAGCTGGCTGGGGCGATAACATGGCCTTTATGTCTACTATGGCCAATTCATTCGGTGCTCGTTGGTTTGATGAAGATTGGAAACCTCAACTTGAATCCGCCGAATGGAAAAGTGCGGTTAATTTCTACGTTGATTTACTCAATAAATATGGGCCTCCAGGTGCCAGTAGTAATAGCTTCAACGAAAACCTGGCGCTGTTCAATGAAGGTAAGTGTGGCATGTGGATTGACGCGACAATTGCGGCTTCATTTGTAACCGATCCCAAACAAAGTAAAGTAGCGGATCAGGTTGGTTTTGCGCAATCGCCATATAAGGTTACTGAGAAAGGCGCCAATTGGCTATGGGCTTGGTCCTTAGCCATTCCTGCTGCGACTAAGAATGCGGATGCAGCGCAAACCTTTATTCGCTGGGCAACGTCTAAAGAATACATAGAGCTAGTTGGAAATAAAAATGGTTGGGCGGCCGTTCCTACAGGTACACGTACTAGTACCTATGAAAACCCTAAATTCCAAGAAGCGGCTGTCTTTGCTGACGCGGAGCTAAAAGCCATTAACTCAGCTAACCCAGCAGACAGTACGCTGAAGCCATCGCCTTATGTTGGTGTGCAGTTTGCGGCCATTCCAGAGTTCCAAGCAATTGGTACAACCACTGGACAGATGGTTTCTGGTGCGTTGGCAGGCAGTATGACTGTTGATCAAGCATTAAAATCAGCAAATACGTCGGCTGATCGTCAAATGCGCCAAGCTGGCTACTACTAG
- a CDS encoding class II aldolase/adducin family protein, whose protein sequence is MSSTTRNYDHPTRFNDAEWKARVDLAAMYRIFAHMKWDESIYNHISLRVPGEDNHFLINPFGLHYSEVTASNLVKVDLEGNIIGHSDWPINPAGFTFHSAIHDKVDDAHCVMHVHTTSTLAVCCLQDGLSYSNFYSAQLWDKIAYHEFEGITLDLEEGQRILDSAGDKPLLMLRNHGPVVMGASLAQAFSLMWLINRACEVQMASMSMGPVREISEEICKKCTAQSLNFDPRFGAGEDVFAAMKRIIEKQDPSFKN, encoded by the coding sequence ATGTCTTCTACAACTCGTAACTATGATCACCCAACTCGCTTTAACGACGCAGAATGGAAAGCACGCGTTGACTTGGCCGCCATGTACCGTATTTTCGCTCATATGAAATGGGATGAGTCCATATACAATCACATTTCATTGCGTGTACCTGGTGAGGATAATCACTTTCTAATCAATCCTTTTGGGCTTCATTACAGCGAAGTCACCGCATCCAACCTAGTAAAAGTTGACCTTGAAGGTAATATTATCGGTCACTCTGATTGGCCAATTAACCCAGCTGGGTTCACCTTCCACAGTGCTATTCATGACAAAGTAGACGATGCCCACTGTGTTATGCACGTTCATACTACGTCAACGCTTGCCGTTTGTTGTTTACAAGATGGCCTGTCATACAGCAACTTCTACTCCGCTCAACTATGGGATAAAATCGCTTATCATGAATTTGAAGGTATTACGTTAGACCTAGAAGAAGGCCAACGTATTTTAGACAGCGCGGGGGACAAACCATTACTTATGCTTCGCAACCATGGCCCAGTGGTAATGGGTGCCTCTCTAGCTCAAGCGTTTTCCTTAATGTGGTTAATAAATCGCGCTTGTGAAGTGCAGATGGCATCGATGTCTATGGGGCCAGTACGTGAAATTTCAGAAGAAATCTGTAAAAAATGTACCGCTCAATCACTTAATTTCGATCCAAGATTTGGTGCTGGAGAAGATGTATTCGCCGCGATGAAACGCATTATTGAGAAGCAAGACCCTTCTTTTAAAAACTGA
- a CDS encoding LysR family transcriptional regulator encodes MIRLQDIDLNLLIVFQLMYRERKTGLVAEHLGLTQPAVSNALARLRLALHDELFERTARGMRPTPFADNIAESVGYALSTLQDGLNFQDRFDPLVSDRSFCINMTDLGEIYMLPKLMAYLAEHAPNISVSTVRDQGHSLKEELETGSVDLAIGLLPQLEAGFYQRRLFDQDYVCLMREGHPYSKGNLTLEDFSKSEHIIIEAQDTGHGRVEKLLSKTGIVRVSKLKLPHFISAPYIVSKTDLIATVTEKLALQTAENLKLIVKPHPVDIPPAQINMFWHRRFHQDTGNVWFRNLIFELFSE; translated from the coding sequence ATGATTCGATTACAAGATATAGATCTGAATTTGCTTATTGTTTTCCAACTAATGTATCGAGAAAGGAAAACGGGTTTAGTTGCTGAACATCTTGGTTTAACTCAGCCAGCCGTTAGTAATGCCTTGGCCAGGTTGAGGTTAGCTTTACATGATGAGCTGTTTGAACGAACGGCTCGTGGCATGAGACCGACCCCTTTTGCAGATAATATTGCCGAGTCTGTTGGTTATGCATTAAGCACACTGCAAGATGGTTTAAATTTTCAAGATCGGTTTGATCCACTGGTAAGTGATCGGTCGTTTTGTATCAATATGACGGATTTAGGTGAGATTTATATGCTACCTAAGCTTATGGCTTATTTGGCTGAACATGCCCCTAATATTTCAGTCAGTACCGTCAGAGACCAAGGACATTCATTAAAAGAGGAGCTGGAAACAGGCAGCGTTGACCTTGCTATAGGCCTTTTACCTCAATTAGAAGCTGGGTTTTATCAGCGTCGGTTATTCGATCAGGACTACGTTTGTTTAATGCGAGAAGGCCACCCTTACTCTAAAGGCAACCTTACGTTAGAGGATTTTTCTAAGTCAGAGCATATTATTATAGAGGCGCAAGATACAGGTCATGGACGGGTCGAAAAACTCTTGTCCAAAACAGGCATTGTTCGTGTGAGCAAGTTGAAATTACCGCACTTTATCTCTGCGCCATATATCGTCTCGAAAACGGATTTGATTGCGACGGTTACGGAGAAGTTAGCCTTGCAGACAGCGGAAAACTTGAAGCTGATTGTAAAGCCTCACCCTGTTGATATTCCACCTGCGCAAATTAACATGTTCTGGCACCGTCGCTTTCATCAAGATACTGGAAATGTTTGGTTTAGAAATTTGATATTTGAGCTTTTTTCAGAATAA
- a CDS encoding 2Fe-2S iron-sulfur cluster-binding protein: MEILIRPTNKTITVSSNTTLLDAFIQNDIAISYSCLSGRCGTCRCKIVEGSVSGPAAAEGRLAQNGQYVLACQSRIETDCVIEVPEPDEIITHPTKTLKVQVTAYDELSKDVRRLRVKTTKAFEYSPGQFSNLTFWKENGTRSYSMAGIMEDNELEFHIRLVPNGRVTSKLDGQINVGDSIKLNGPLGASYLRRKNLDPMLCVATGTGLAPIISIIRGALEFQMKNDIHLVFGARTKEDLYGLDYLERLAAEHPTFQYTIALDHTEPNSSYFKGLVTDAITSQYSDLKNWRIYLAGAPAMVEAASLACTKRGANIEQIYADAFYPSGV; encoded by the coding sequence ATGGAAATTCTAATCAGACCGACTAACAAAACGATTACGGTATCGTCTAACACCACACTTTTAGATGCCTTTATCCAAAATGACATTGCGATATCCTACAGCTGCTTGTCAGGCAGGTGTGGCACGTGTCGCTGTAAAATTGTAGAAGGATCCGTTTCAGGGCCTGCGGCAGCTGAAGGACGATTGGCGCAAAATGGCCAATACGTTCTTGCCTGTCAAAGTCGTATCGAAACAGATTGTGTTATTGAGGTGCCTGAACCTGATGAAATCATTACCCATCCAACCAAAACCTTAAAAGTGCAGGTGACGGCCTATGACGAACTGTCAAAAGACGTACGTCGACTTAGAGTAAAAACAACCAAAGCATTTGAGTATTCCCCAGGCCAGTTTTCAAACTTAACCTTTTGGAAAGAAAACGGCACCCGTTCCTACTCCATGGCCGGAATAATGGAAGATAACGAATTGGAGTTTCACATCCGTTTAGTGCCAAACGGCCGCGTCACATCAAAGCTCGATGGTCAGATAAACGTTGGTGATTCAATCAAATTAAACGGCCCTCTTGGCGCGTCCTATTTACGTCGTAAAAATCTTGATCCGATGTTGTGTGTCGCAACAGGAACAGGGCTGGCCCCGATTATTTCGATTATCAGAGGGGCGTTAGAGTTTCAGATGAAAAATGATATTCACTTGGTTTTCGGCGCGCGCACCAAAGAAGATTTATACGGTTTGGATTATTTAGAACGGCTTGCGGCCGAGCACCCAACCTTTCAATACACCATTGCATTAGACCACACAGAACCCAACAGCTCTTATTTCAAAGGTTTGGTCACGGATGCCATTACATCTCAGTATTCCGACCTTAAAAACTGGCGCATCTATTTAGCGGGGGCACCCGCGATGGTTGAAGCGGCGTCTCTAGCCTGCACCAAACGAGGCGCTAATATAGAGCAAATTTATGCTGATGCCTTTTACCCAAGCGGGGTCTAA
- a CDS encoding aromatic ring-hydroxylating dioxygenase subunit alpha gives MSQEQRIPVTPIWDHEDTSRIPFWAYTSEEVHKQELEKLFYKNHWCYVGLEAEIPNSGDFKRTVIGERSVIMVRHEDDSIYVVENVCAHRGMRFCREKHGNTKSFTCPYHQWNYDLEGNLQGVPFRRGVKQDGKVKGGMPKDFKTSEHGLTKLKVAQRGGVIFASFDHEIESFEDFLGPKMLGYFDRMFNGRKLTLLGYNKQRIPGNWKLMQENIKDPYHPGLLHTWFVTFGLWRADNRSELKMDDHFRHAAMISTRGTGGKDTQTTNVSSFKESMQLNDPSFLDVEVESWWDGPTAVMMTLFPSVILQQQVNSVSTRHIQPNGYGSFDFVWTHFGYEDDTPEMTERRLRQANLFGPAGFVSADDGEVIEFSQEGFEQKPFHRSLAELGGTAIEETDHMVSETLIRGMYDYWRKVMGV, from the coding sequence ATGAGTCAGGAACAGCGTATTCCAGTCACACCTATTTGGGATCATGAAGACACCAGTCGCATTCCTTTCTGGGCCTACACAAGTGAAGAAGTACACAAACAAGAGCTTGAAAAACTCTTTTACAAGAACCACTGGTGTTATGTTGGCCTAGAAGCCGAAATCCCCAATTCTGGCGATTTCAAACGAACCGTTATTGGCGAGCGCTCTGTCATCATGGTACGTCATGAAGACGACAGTATCTATGTTGTCGAAAACGTTTGTGCACATAGAGGCATGCGTTTTTGCAGAGAAAAACACGGCAATACAAAAAGCTTCACCTGCCCTTATCACCAATGGAATTATGACCTAGAGGGCAACCTTCAAGGTGTGCCATTCCGCCGTGGTGTTAAGCAAGATGGCAAAGTGAAAGGCGGCATGCCAAAGGATTTTAAAACCTCAGAGCATGGATTAACTAAATTAAAAGTGGCTCAACGAGGCGGTGTTATTTTTGCCAGTTTTGACCATGAAATAGAATCCTTCGAAGACTTTCTTGGCCCAAAAATGCTCGGATACTTTGACCGTATGTTTAATGGACGCAAGCTCACTCTCTTGGGTTACAACAAGCAACGCATTCCTGGTAACTGGAAGCTGATGCAAGAAAACATAAAAGACCCCTATCACCCCGGCTTATTACACACTTGGTTTGTCACCTTCGGCTTATGGCGCGCTGATAACCGCTCGGAATTAAAAATGGACGACCATTTTCGTCATGCGGCCATGATATCGACGCGAGGCACCGGTGGAAAAGATACACAAACGACCAATGTTTCAAGCTTCAAAGAGTCCATGCAACTAAATGACCCAAGCTTCTTAGATGTTGAAGTCGAATCATGGTGGGACGGCCCTACCGCCGTCATGATGACACTCTTCCCAAGTGTCATCCTGCAACAACAAGTGAACAGTGTCAGTACGAGGCACATTCAACCCAATGGATACGGTTCATTCGACTTTGTTTGGACGCATTTTGGATACGAAGACGACACCCCTGAGATGACAGAACGCCGCCTACGACAAGCCAATTTATTTGGCCCTGCAGGATTTGTTTCAGCCGATGATGGTGAAGTAATTGAGTTTTCCCAAGAAGGCTTTGAACAAAAACCCTTCCATCGCTCACTCGCCGAACTTGGCGGTACAGCCATTGAAGAAACCGATCACATGGTCTCTGAAACTTTAATCCGAGGCATGTATGACTACTGGCGCAAAGTGATGGGAGTATGA
- a CDS encoding aromatic-ring-hydroxylating dioxygenase subunit beta, giving the protein MKTTNMTNENYLKLTQFYQQYATVVDQANWDQWLELFTEDCVYKVQARENYDRNLPMAALSLTSKGMLKDRIYGITETIFHDPYHQLHMVSSPLIVKESDNGVIESQANYTVFRTKNDGMAEVFNVGRYIDRLRITKDGIKIESRLCIFDNEMILNSLIYPI; this is encoded by the coding sequence ATGAAAACGACCAATATGACCAATGAGAATTACCTAAAACTGACTCAGTTCTACCAGCAATACGCCACCGTAGTTGATCAAGCCAATTGGGACCAATGGCTAGAGCTATTTACTGAAGACTGTGTTTATAAAGTACAAGCCCGTGAAAACTATGATCGAAATCTCCCTATGGCGGCACTGTCTTTGACCAGTAAGGGCATGTTAAAAGATCGAATTTATGGCATTACAGAAACCATTTTTCATGACCCATACCACCAGCTTCATATGGTCTCATCGCCTTTAATCGTAAAAGAAAGCGACAACGGCGTGATCGAATCTCAAGCCAATTACACCGTCTTTCGAACCAAAAACGATGGCATGGCCGAGGTCTTTAATGTCGGGCGCTATATAGATCGACTTCGTATCACAAAAGACGGAATTAAGATCGAATCTAGGCTGTGTATTTTTGATAACGAGATGATCCTTAACTCGTTGATCTACCCAATTTAG
- a CDS encoding non-heme iron oxygenase ferredoxin subunit, whose product MSNNWIDTINIEEVPEDDVIGVNVNGHQIALYKVDDEVFATDNVCTHGQALLSDGFLEDGEIECPLHQGRFCIKSGKAMNEPLTEDIKTYETKIEEGQVFLKFRE is encoded by the coding sequence ATGAGCAACAACTGGATAGATACCATCAACATCGAAGAAGTACCTGAAGACGACGTGATCGGCGTTAATGTAAATGGCCATCAAATCGCTCTTTATAAAGTAGATGACGAGGTTTTCGCGACGGATAACGTCTGCACCCATGGTCAGGCATTACTAAGCGATGGCTTTTTAGAAGATGGCGAAATTGAATGCCCCCTTCATCAAGGTCGATTTTGCATTAAAAGTGGTAAAGCTATGAATGAGCCACTGACTGAAGACATTAAAACGTATGAAACGAAAATAGAAGAAGGGCAAGTCTTTTTGAAATTTCGTGAATGA
- a CDS encoding TAXI family TRAP transporter solute-binding subunit translates to MKKSLLPLITACSITLLSGSVSAQILSIASPPQGSVWNTMSNGIANIGRSKENINLVVQPYSGNRAMMDAVNQGLAEFAINDVNDAIVAVQGDADYKGKKRTHLRVALRISPQPIGIFVRKDADIDSIADLKGKRVASGWNAFPIGRPHMEAMLATGGLTWDDVRKVPVPDLIRAADNLSSGRLDATYFAVGGPKVAEVDASVGGVKFLPVKTDQAAREAVLKIRPAFYFSNVQPAPHLVGIEQATQMLTWDNVLIVNDKVSEDQVYQMVKAILENKESLIKLYPGFKSLAVNVPNKNYPGIEYHPGAIRYFKEKGLWQE, encoded by the coding sequence ATGAAGAAGTCACTATTACCCCTTATCACTGCATGCTCAATCACTCTTCTATCAGGGAGTGTGTCAGCACAAATTTTGTCTATCGCCTCACCACCACAAGGCTCGGTGTGGAACACCATGAGCAACGGCATTGCAAACATTGGCCGCTCAAAAGAAAATATTAACTTAGTGGTTCAACCCTACAGTGGTAACCGCGCCATGATGGATGCGGTTAATCAAGGGTTAGCTGAATTTGCCATAAATGATGTTAACGATGCCATCGTTGCCGTACAAGGTGATGCGGATTACAAAGGCAAAAAACGCACTCATTTGAGAGTCGCTCTGCGCATCAGCCCCCAGCCTATTGGTATTTTTGTTCGAAAAGATGCCGATATCGATAGCATTGCTGATTTAAAAGGGAAACGCGTTGCATCCGGCTGGAATGCGTTCCCTATAGGGCGCCCTCATATGGAAGCCATGTTAGCTACTGGTGGTCTTACTTGGGACGATGTCCGCAAAGTACCCGTACCCGATTTGATTCGTGCCGCCGATAACTTGTCATCCGGTCGTCTTGATGCCACCTATTTTGCCGTTGGTGGACCAAAGGTGGCGGAAGTCGATGCCTCTGTTGGCGGTGTAAAGTTTTTGCCCGTTAAAACCGATCAAGCAGCACGTGAAGCCGTGTTAAAAATACGACCTGCTTTTTATTTCTCAAACGTGCAGCCTGCCCCCCACCTTGTTGGCATTGAACAAGCAACACAAATGCTGACGTGGGATAACGTACTGATCGTTAACGATAAAGTATCTGAAGATCAAGTATATCAAATGGTTAAAGCCATTTTGGAGAATAAAGAATCGCTCATCAAACTCTATCCAGGGTTTAAATCATTGGCCGTCAATGTGCCAAATAAAAATTACCCAGGAATTGAATACCACCCAGGTGCCATTCGTTACTTCAAAGAAAAAGGCCTTTGGCAAGAATAA
- a CDS encoding TRAP transporter permease encodes MNADSSTHEIATHEPAIMSVIRNGLGMLIALAAIAFAADLFSRMGISIYTEQYLAVVLGVSLALVFLKPQTNTSKRAINAILALIGLSASLYMAVQYPDLVERQLDLPPDALLISAVLFILVLEGLRRVVGITLVIVVMLFMAFALLGSHLSGPLQTREISLDRLFVYLGVDTNGMLGLTLNVAATIVIGFILFGQLLLRSGGADFFNDVALSLMGTKKGGSGKIATIASALFGSISGVVVSNIVATGVVTIRMMKKGGFKPHTAAAIETVASTGGQIMPPVMGAVAFLMAEFLQISYSAVVLAALVPAILYYAALYIQVDLEAEKEKILPIDPELIPAKSTVLKNGWVFVIPFAAVILALFTFNQRPETAALWGALGALIVGVAKGYKGKRMGIKDVWGSLEETGHSIVDIIMIGAAAGFIIGILNITGLGFGLTYFLVELGQGNLFLLLVISAAVCIILGMGMPTVGVYLLLAVLVAPSLIQVGVEPIAAHLFIFYLGMMSMVTPPIAIGAFFAASIAKSDPMRTALTSMRLGWTAYIIPFLFVTTPSLLLIGTTEQIVITVMSALVGVWAVSVGFAGYFKKKLNLPFRLSFVLSGGLFLLPNLQGGDTPIIPKIAGVVILASLILSAYLLKKPNSQPSHDINQS; translated from the coding sequence ATGAACGCAGATTCCTCAACGCATGAAATAGCGACTCACGAGCCAGCTATCATGTCGGTTATACGCAACGGCCTAGGGATGTTGATCGCTCTGGCGGCCATTGCTTTTGCGGCCGACCTATTCAGTAGGATGGGGATATCCATCTATACCGAACAATACCTCGCGGTGGTTTTGGGTGTTAGCTTGGCGCTGGTGTTCCTTAAGCCACAAACCAATACCAGTAAACGTGCAATCAATGCGATACTCGCATTGATTGGCTTAAGCGCAAGCTTATACATGGCGGTGCAATACCCCGACCTCGTTGAACGTCAACTCGACTTACCTCCTGATGCCTTACTGATCTCAGCCGTACTGTTTATCTTGGTATTAGAAGGGTTACGTCGAGTAGTCGGTATCACTTTGGTGATTGTGGTCATGCTTTTTATGGCATTCGCATTACTTGGAAGCCATTTGTCAGGACCACTACAAACACGTGAAATAAGCCTAGATCGATTGTTTGTTTATCTAGGTGTCGATACCAATGGCATGTTGGGCTTGACCCTAAACGTCGCGGCGACCATCGTCATCGGTTTTATTTTGTTTGGACAACTGCTACTTCGCTCTGGAGGCGCGGACTTCTTTAACGATGTCGCTCTGTCTTTGATGGGAACAAAAAAAGGCGGCTCAGGCAAAATTGCCACGATTGCGTCTGCCTTGTTTGGCTCAATTTCAGGTGTTGTGGTGTCAAATATCGTCGCCACTGGTGTGGTGACAATTCGAATGATGAAGAAAGGCGGATTCAAGCCTCACACAGCGGCCGCGATTGAAACGGTTGCCTCAACAGGTGGGCAAATTATGCCACCGGTTATGGGAGCTGTCGCGTTTTTAATGGCGGAGTTTTTACAGATTAGCTACAGTGCGGTTGTACTAGCCGCATTAGTACCCGCCATTCTGTATTACGCTGCGCTTTATATTCAAGTTGATCTTGAAGCCGAAAAAGAAAAAATATTACCCATTGACCCTGAGCTGATTCCGGCAAAAAGTACCGTACTTAAAAACGGCTGGGTATTTGTTATTCCTTTTGCAGCGGTCATTTTAGCCTTATTTACCTTTAATCAACGTCCTGAAACAGCGGCTCTCTGGGGCGCTCTTGGAGCACTTATCGTGGGCGTTGCAAAGGGATATAAAGGCAAACGTATGGGCATAAAAGACGTTTGGGGAAGCCTAGAGGAAACGGGACACTCCATTGTCGATATTATTATGATCGGTGCCGCGGCTGGCTTCATTATTGGCATTCTAAACATTACAGGATTGGGCTTCGGCTTGACCTATTTCTTAGTTGAACTGGGCCAAGGGAATCTATTCTTATTACTGGTCATCTCCGCTGCGGTATGCATTATCTTAGGCATGGGAATGCCAACCGTAGGCGTATATTTGCTGCTCGCTGTATTGGTTGCACCGTCACTGATCCAAGTGGGCGTCGAACCCATTGCGGCTCACCTATTTATTTTTTACCTCGGCATGATGTCTATGGTGACACCACCCATTGCGATAGGTGCTTTCTTTGCGGCCAGTATTGCCAAATCCGACCCGATGAGAACCGCACTAACCTCCATGAGATTAGGATGGACCGCTTATATTATCCCCTTCTTGTTCGTCACCACGCCATCATTACTATTAATCGGAACGACCGAACAAATAGTGATTACCGTTATGAGCGCTTTAGTGGGGGTTTGGGCTGTTTCTGTTGGCTTTGCTGGCTACTTTAAGAAAAAACTCAACCTTCCTTTTAGACTGAGTTTTGTTCTAAGCGGCGGGTTATTTCTACTGCCTAATTTACAAGGAGGCGACACGCCTATTATCCCGAAAATAGCCGGTGTCGTCATATTAGCTTCCTTGATTCTTTCGGCTTATCTACTCAAAAAGCCTAACTCACAGCCATCACATGACATCAATCAGTCATAG
- the maiA gene encoding maleylacetoacetate isomerase produces the protein MQLYNFFNSSTSYRVRIALALKGLDYQHHGVNIRIGEQSSISHKKLNPAKGVPVLITNDGEKLTQSMAILDYLEQTYPDVPLLPTETLVRARVLEVANLIACDMHPVNNLRILAYLKQQLDVSEEQKAQWYKHWVQESFTALESLLNEYGHGTYCFGTHPTLADCCLVPQVANALRFGCDLSAFTKILSIYDYCQQQAEFQKAAPSQQPDFIN, from the coding sequence ATGCAATTATACAATTTTTTTAACAGTTCTACCTCCTATCGAGTACGCATCGCCTTAGCGCTAAAAGGGCTCGATTACCAACATCATGGTGTCAATATTCGAATCGGAGAACAGTCTTCGATAAGTCATAAAAAGTTGAATCCTGCTAAAGGAGTGCCTGTGTTGATTACCAATGATGGGGAAAAGCTGACCCAATCAATGGCGATTTTGGACTATTTAGAACAAACCTACCCAGACGTTCCTTTATTGCCGACGGAAACCTTAGTCAGAGCCAGAGTTTTAGAAGTAGCGAATTTAATCGCCTGCGATATGCATCCAGTAAACAACCTACGCATTTTAGCTTACCTAAAACAACAATTAGATGTTTCTGAGGAACAAAAAGCGCAATGGTACAAGCATTGGGTTCAAGAAAGTTTTACGGCGCTAGAAAGTTTATTAAACGAATACGGTCACGGTACTTACTGTTTTGGAACGCATCCAACGCTGGCTGATTGTTGTTTGGTACCACAAGTGGCGAATGCCTTACGTTTTGGTTGTGATTTATCCGCCTTCACCAAGATTTTAAGTATTTATGACTATTGTCAGCAACAAGCAGAATTTCAAAAAGCGGCGCCCAGTCAACAGCCTGATTTCATCAATTAA